A stretch of Telopea speciosissima isolate NSW1024214 ecotype Mountain lineage chromosome 11, Tspe_v1, whole genome shotgun sequence DNA encodes these proteins:
- the LOC122645027 gene encoding uncharacterized protein LOC122645027: MAIRLSTVLHKLVSAEQGAFQKGKVIFDNIGVASELANMMSTKCRGGGSGMKLDIQKAFDTLEWDYLFDVLGAFDLKSVKRIKRFLDDYGSYLGQVINLSKSKVFLGRVIGHRRQRLIKELQIPTCVLPTRYLGVQLVKGRVKNDVILPLVDQFKKRLASWKGRLLSMAGRVELVQSIMGSMPIHNFSVYLWLKAIIETIERWTRNFIWSGEADRVKAIIVRWDSLCKPKKEKVWESDI, translated from the exons ATGGCAATCCGACTATCCACAGTTCTCCACAAGCTAGTTTCTGCCGAGCAAGGTGCATTTCAGAAGGGTAAGGTTATATTTGATAACATTGGGGTGGCTTCTGAACTAGCTAATATGATGTCAACAAAATGCCGAGGAGGAGGGTCAGGGATGAAGTTGGATATACAAAAAGCATTCGACACTCTTGAGTGGGACTATCTCTTTGATGTTCTAGGCGCCTTTG ATCTGAAAAGTGTGAAGCGTATAAAGCGATTCCTTGATGATTATGGCTCATACTTGGGTCAGGTCATTAATCTTAGCAAAAGCAAAGTATTCTTGGGAAGGGTAATTGGACACAGAAGGCAGCGGCTTATTAAGGAGCTACAAATCCCAACATGTGTTTTACCAACAAGATATCTGGGGGTACAGCTTGTAAAAGGCAGGGTGAAAAACGATGTGATTTTACCTCTTGTGGACCAGTTCAAAAAAAGGCTGGCCTCATGGAAGGGGCGCCTTCTTTCTATGGCAGGGCGGGTGGAGCTGGTTCAATCGATAATGGGAAGTATGCCAATCCATAACTTTTCAGTCTACTTATGGCTAAAGGCAATCATTGAGACAATTGAAAGGTGGACCCGTAACTTCATTTGGTCTGGTGAGGCAGATAGAGTCAAAGCCATTATCGTCAGATGGGACAGCCTATGCAagcccaaaaaggaaaaggtttGGGAATCAGACATTTAA
- the LOC122645028 gene encoding uncharacterized protein LOC122645028 gives MIDLGGFVGFPALQQYARAVEGPSRSYAAVARSVLPNVENLPSPVRDSSLTRIKIPQEAYTKQLEMLKYALLGRLNFGHTTLDRLRDSAKGWGLKNGVFMKSLGKGFVVFRFLSEEDMTSTWKRSSLRVDGQLLRFQRWKKDFNVDDQAITHRLTWVCFPNLQPQEYWHEEVLLSIAKAVGRPIAIDRCTKNSFYGHFARVCVDIDDSAPRVEEVYVEREQEGSHENFVFKQRVVFENPPSRCACCRRYGHNVEACPTKAQVQPAKEEIPGANYVDQPAQVRRQQQGWRRREGPAAAEEVVNGNNENVLQLDKDTVAQPADLAPLLGDTQPVNAVIQARISDEPANSDSVLVSSRLLM, from the coding sequence ATGATTGATCTGGGAGGTTTCGTGGGCTTCCCTGCTCTCCAGCAATATGCTCGGGCAGTGGAAGGTCCTTCTAGGTCTTATGCAGCGGTGGCACGATCGGTATTACCAAACGTCGAGAACCTGCCGTCTCCCGTAAGGGATAGTTCTCTCACAAGGATAAAGATCCCGCAAGAGGCTTACACCAAGCAACTAGAGATGTTGAAGTATGCTCTTCTGGGAAGATTGAACTTTGGACATACCACGTTGGACAGACTGCGAGACTCTGCCAAGGGTTGGGGTCTGAAGAACGGTGTCTTCATGAAGTCACTAGGGAAAGGTTTCGTTGTTTTTCGTTTCCTTTCGGAGGAGGATATGACCAGTACATGGAAGCGAAGCTCGTTACGCGTGGATGGACAGTTATTGCGCTTCCAGCGTTGGAAGAAGGATTTTAATGTGGATGACCAGGCTATCACTCATAGGCTCACTTGGGTATGCTTTCCGAATCTGCAGCCACAAGAGTACTGGCACGAGGAGGTACTGCTCTCTATTGCAAAGGCGGTGGGACGACCCATTGCAATTGATCGGTGCACCAAGAACTCATTCTACGGTCACTTTGCGAGGGTTTGTGTGGACATAGATGACTCGGCACCGCGCGTGGAGGAGGTTTACGTTGAGCGTGAGCAGGAAGGGTCACATGAAAATTTTGTGTTCAAGCAACGGGTGGTCTTCGAGAATCCTCCATCGCGTTGCGCCTGCTGCCGGCGTTATGGTCACAACGTGGAAGCCTGCCCTACCAAGGCGCAGGTGCAACCTGCAAAGGAGGAGATTCCTGGAGCAAATTACGTTGATCAACCTGCTCAGGTAAGGCGGCAGCAGCAGGGTTGGAGGCGCAGGGAGGGCCCTGCAGCGGCGGAGGAGGTAGTCAACGGCAACAATGAGAATGTTTTGCAGTTGGATAAGGATACGGTTGCCCAGCCAGCGGATTTGGCGCCACTCTTGGGGGATACCCAGCCTGTGAACGCGGTTATACAGGCTAGGATTTCAGATGAGCCAGCCAACTCAGATTCGGTTTTAGTTAGTTCAAGACTCCTTATGTGA